From Microbacterium sp. CGR2:
AATGCGCCGACGCCCAGACCGAACACCGCGCACAGTCCAACATAGATCGCGCCTCCGACCAGAGCGAACGCGAACCCCGGCGCCGCGAGGTCGGTCTCGATCCCGAAGCCGGAGTACAGCGGATAGGTAATGGCCCAGGAGCCGAACACCGAGATGAGGGCGGTGACGACCATCACCGGGAAGACCACCACTGCTTTCGCCGCGAGAACGAGGCCTCGGCGCGGGGCGGCGATCAGCGTGGGTTGGATCGTCCCCGAGGAGTACTCCGAGGTGATCGCGAGGACACCCAGGACACCGGCGATGATCTGACCGAACAGGAGCGTTCCCAGAGTGATCGAGTCGAGGGTGAAGGCGACGGAGGCCACCGAGGGGACGCCGGCGGATTCGAGCGTCAACACGAACAGGAGGCTCACCCCGATACCGAAAGCGAGCAGGGCGGCGAGCAGGAAGCCGGTCGAGCGCAGGCTCATCAGCTTGACGAACTCCGACCGCACGACGTTGGCGAAGCGCAGCCGGTCGTCAGCCTGGACGTACGTGGAACGCTGCAGGGTGGGGGTGGTCATCGGTCGACTCCCGTTCGTGAGGGTGTTGAGCGGTATTCGACCGCTCCGGCGGTCAGGGCGATGTAGGCGTCTTCGAGGCTCCCGGAGAGGGAAGCGACCTCGTAGAGGACGACCCCCGCCGTCGCGGCGGCGTTCGCGACCTGTTCTGGCGTCAGCCCGGTGACGTCGACGGCCCCGTCCGTGCGGGGCACCACGGTGACTCCCGGTGCGGCGAGCGCTGCCGTCAGGCCGGCGAGATCATGGGTCCGCACGCGGACAGCAGACTCGGTCACTTCCGCGATCACCTCACTGATCGGTCCGTCCGCCAGGATCCTGCCTCTGCCGATCACGATGAGGTCGTCGGCGGTCTGGGCCATCTCGCTCATCAGGTGTGAGGAGAGCAGGACGGTGCGGCCCTCGCCCGCCAGCCGACGCATGAGCTGGCGCACCCAGAGGACGCCCTCGGGGTCGAGCCCGTTCACCGGCTCGTCGAGGATGACGGTCGCGGGGTCGCCGAGCAGCGCGGCGGCGATGCCCAGCCGCTGTCCCATCCCCAACGAGAATCCGCCCACACGCTTGCCCGCCACGGCGTCGAGGCCGGCCATCCCGATCACCTCACGCACCCGCGCGGTGCCGATGCCGTGGGTCAGCGCGATGGCCTGCAAGTGCTTGTAGGCGGTGCGCCCCTTGTGTGCGGCCTTCGCATCGAGCAGAACGCCGACCTCCCGTAGCGGTGCGGCATGTCCGGCGTACGGACGTCCGTTCACCTCGACGACTCCGGACGACGGCCGATCCAGGCCGACGATCATCCTCATGGCCGTGGACTTCCCGGCCCCGTTCGGACCCAGAAACCCGGTCACGCGTCCCGGTCTCGCTGTGAAGTCGACGCCCTCGACGGCGACCTTGTCCTTGTAGCGCTTGGTCAGCGCGCGTGCTGTGATCATGTGAGATCCCTTCCGTCGGCACTCACGCTAAGACGGAGCCATCGGCCGGCACATCGGACGGCGGTACTCACTTCCCGACCACCCGGTACTCAGGTACCGGTGGTGCGCCTTTAACTCACGCGGGCCGTGCGGATTCGGCGATGTGCGACAACAGCCCGAGGGCGGTTTCACGCAGGGTGCCGTCCGGGTCGAGCGACGGATCGTAGGAGGCCAGCGTGGCGGATCCGACAGGCACGGCGCTGGCGGTCCGAGCGACGATCTCGCGCACGTCCTCAGCGGAGAATCCGCCGGGCGCTGCGTAGTCGTTCGCGGGGGCGATGGAGGGGTCGTAGACGTCGAGGTCGACGTGAAGATGAACGACATCGGCACGTCGCACCAAGGCCTCCAGGGCGGCCGACAGCGCGTCGGGCTCTGTCGCTTCGCCCACCGAGAGCACGGACACTCGCGACGCATCCAGCACCAGACGCTGCGCCTCCGTCAGGTCACGCGCCCCGATGTGGATGACGTTCTCTTCCGGAAGCGCCCGGAATCCGGGAATGCGCCCGGTTGCGGCCTGCCAACATCGCCCGACCGCCATGGCCAGGCCCTGACCGTCGAGGAATCCCGTGCCATCCTCATCCGGGGTGTTGAAGTCACCATGAGCATCGAGCCAGACGAGTCCGACCCGCTTCCCCTCGGCGGTCAACGCCGCGAGAGCCCCCACGGTCGCGTTGCAGTTCCCGGCCAGCACCAGCGGCAGTGAGCCACGCTGCCGGGCGTTCGCCACCTGTTCTGCGAGGGCGCGCTGCAGCTCGAATGCGGTTCGGAGTTCGGACCGCCACGAGGAGGTGGGCTCGACCTCCGTCTCCTGCACGACGAATCCACGGCTGTGCAGCATCGGCGCCGCGCCCGCCGCGCGCAGCGCACGGGGCCCGGCCCCCATGCGCTGGTCGTAGTGACCCGAGTCGTACGGGGAGTAGAGGAGCTGAACCGAGGAGAACCGCTCAGGCATGCGATACTCTAGGCGAGGCCGTGGGCGACCGAGTCTGGAGACGCGTTTCGTCTCGTCGCTGCGCTCCTCGCTCAACGACCGAAAGCGGGCGCTGCGCTCCTCGCTCGACGACTGAGCACCGGTCGTTGAGCGAGCGGAGCGAGACGAAACGCCCCGAGCACCATCACATCAGGGCGCTGCGGTGCACTCAGGAATAGAGCTCGCCCACGGGCACCGCCACCGGGAGCACATTTCCCGGCGGAGCGAGCGGGCACGCCCACGCCGGATCGTAGGCGCACGAGGGGTTGTAGGCGAAGTTGAAGTCGAGCACGATCGTGCCGTTCACGGCATCCGAGCCGAGATCGGCCCCCTTGATCGTGTCGATCAGATAGCGCCCGCCTCCGTACGTGCCGTCCGGCTTCCCGGCGAGCGTGTCGCGCACCGGGATGAACAGTCCGCCACCGTAGGACCTCAGGCGCCAGACGTCGAGCGAACCGGCATCCGGGATCTCGACTCTGCCGATGCGCTCGAACGGCACGACACCGTCGGTCCCCGTCTCGAAGTCGAAGCCGGCGGGCTCGGCGGGGAGTATCGGCAGTTCGAAGCGCCACTGCGCGTCATACGACGCGATCGGCAGCCCTTCGAAGAGCGTTCGATCGGCATCCAGCAGCGGGGTCGCCGGGTGCCACAGCATCAGGTCATCCCGTTCGATGCGCCAGAGCTCGTGCGCTTCCTCGGGATCGTCCGCACGACGCACCGCGTCGTACAGGGCGAACACACGACGGCGCCAGTCGACGACCTCCGTGGCGATCCGTGCGGAGGCGTCTGTCATGGGCCCCAGGCTACGCGGGCATGGGCGCCGTGGCGGCACCCATGCCCGCGGTGCACTATCCGGCGGCCTTGAGGGTGAAACGAACGGTGCGGGCGTTCCCCGCCACGTCGTACACGATCAGTGTGTTCTCACCCGCGACGGCACCGAACGCGCCAGGCGTCACGGCGTTGAGATCCGACCAGGCGTTGTCCGAGAGATCCTTCGCCACACCGTTGAGCGTGAGGCGGTCGATCTTCCCGGCATCGTGGAGCTTGAACGACACCTTGCTGTAGACGCCTTCGGCACCGACCGTGAACTCGGCGCCGGGCTTCACCGTCGCGGTGGGAGCCGTGACGTCCAGCGTGAAGCGGACGGTGGTGGGGTTTCCGGCCACGTCGTACACGATGAGCGTGTTGGCCCCGGCGACAGCCCCGAACGTGCCGGGCACGACGCCGTTCAAGTCGGACCAGACGTTGTCCGTCAGATCCTTCTCGACGCCGTTCAGCGTGAGACGGGCGATCTTCCCCTCATCGTGGAGCTTGAACGACACCCTGCTGTAGACGCCGTCTCGACCGACCGTGAACTCCGCGCCGGGCTTCACGGTCACCGCCGGAGCGGTCGCATCGGCCGCATCCCCCGTGACCGACAGGTCGCGGAGGCGTCCGAAGTTGTCGAAGGAGCCGAAGCCCACCCGGCCCGTGCCGAAGGTGTCGTCGTTCGCGGTCATCAGTGGCGCATCGAGCCCATCGACGTAGACGGCGATGTCGCCCGTCTCGACGCACCGCACGACACGGACGTCATGCCATTCCTCGTCCGTGACCGCC
This genomic window contains:
- a CDS encoding arginase family protein: MPERFSSVQLLYSPYDSGHYDQRMGAGPRALRAAGAAPMLHSRGFVVQETEVEPTSSWRSELRTAFELQRALAEQVANARQRGSLPLVLAGNCNATVGALAALTAEGKRVGLVWLDAHGDFNTPDEDGTGFLDGQGLAMAVGRCWQAATGRIPGFRALPEENVIHIGARDLTEAQRLVLDASRVSVLSVGEATEPDALSAALEALVRRADVVHLHVDLDVYDPSIAPANDYAAPGGFSAEDVREIVARTASAVPVGSATLASYDPSLDPDGTLRETALGLLSHIAESARPA
- a CDS encoding DUF1684 domain-containing protein, which encodes MTDASARIATEVVDWRRRVFALYDAVRRADDPEEAHELWRIERDDLMLWHPATPLLDADRTLFEGLPIASYDAQWRFELPILPAEPAGFDFETGTDGVVPFERIGRVEIPDAGSLDVWRLRSYGGGLFIPVRDTLAGKPDGTYGGGRYLIDTIKGADLGSDAVNGTIVLDFNFAYNPSCAYDPAWACPLAPPGNVLPVAVPVGELYS
- a CDS encoding ABC transporter permease subunit — protein: MTTPTLQRSTYVQADDRLRFANVVRSEFVKLMSLRSTGFLLAALLAFGIGVSLLFVLTLESAGVPSVASVAFTLDSITLGTLLFGQIIAGVLGVLAITSEYSSGTIQPTLIAAPRRGLVLAAKAVVVFPVMVVTALISVFGSWAITYPLYSGFGIETDLAAPGFAFALVGGAIYVGLCAVFGLGVGALLRSAVGGSLVVFCTTLLGPVLLSVLPTSELVRTVRLYLLSHAGDSMVRLGDPSLGFADATQQYLSPAAGWITAMAWAAVALTAGLIALRRRDA
- a CDS encoding ABC transporter ATP-binding protein, translated to MITARALTKRYKDKVAVEGVDFTARPGRVTGFLGPNGAGKSTAMRMIVGLDRPSSGVVEVNGRPYAGHAAPLREVGVLLDAKAAHKGRTAYKHLQAIALTHGIGTARVREVIGMAGLDAVAGKRVGGFSLGMGQRLGIAAALLGDPATVILDEPVNGLDPEGVLWVRQLMRRLAGEGRTVLLSSHLMSEMAQTADDLIVIGRGRILADGPISEVIAEVTESAVRVRTHDLAGLTAALAAPGVTVVPRTDGAVDVTGLTPEQVANAAATAGVVLYEVASLSGSLEDAYIALTAGAVEYRSTPSRTGVDR